The following coding sequences are from one Abditibacteriaceae bacterium window:
- a CDS encoding redoxin domain-containing protein, which yields MPISVGQTAPDFTAVDLQNRRIQLSTSLDAPVALIFLNINCPWCKSGIPGIAGAFRRQHEQGVHVLALETSGADAGTLERWATEHELDVSIARDENAAIASQYQIERVPSVVFVGTNGEVAAIYQGASEQLGAIIEVTLQGLARNGDLPTYALIGNGCAP from the coding sequence ATGCCAATTTCTGTGGGACAAACTGCGCCCGACTTCACTGCCGTCGATCTGCAAAACCGCCGCATTCAACTTTCGACTTCGCTCGATGCGCCGGTCGCGTTGATCTTTTTAAACATCAACTGCCCGTGGTGCAAAAGCGGAATCCCCGGCATCGCCGGTGCGTTTCGCCGCCAGCACGAACAGGGCGTTCACGTTCTCGCGCTCGAAACGAGTGGCGCGGATGCTGGCACGCTCGAACGCTGGGCAACCGAACACGAATTGGATGTTTCAATTGCGCGCGACGAAAACGCGGCCATCGCTTCGCAATACCAAATCGAGCGCGTTCCATCGGTCGTTTTTGTCGGAACCAACGGTGAAGTCGCCGCCATTTATCAAGGCGCGAGTGAACAGTTAGGCGCGATTATCGAAGTGACTTTGCAGGGGCTGGCGCGCAACGGCGATTTGCCCACTTACGCGCTCATCGGTAACGGCTGCGCGCCGTAA
- a CDS encoding FAD-dependent thymidylate synthase, translating to MKITHAAICPTDAAREAGRPALTPELLAASGARYSRNNEGLDSILSKIDPNNLDKSVDGIFKMIDYGHQSIADMAPVAMFIDGVSLALAYIVWSLAPTAGGQESSTRYINYAGGVVDADVLGIPAIARDAWQKGTTNAFAAYDRALELWTELAQQQPELTRIPRSLREDTSDRAQKTVARMERNYAFDRARVFLPVAAPTNLMLVMSARGWVNLAQHLLSHPLPEARALGEGIREELPLAAPRLLRHATAKPSMEAGQKQQWEKWMQSARDELEITEAPPTAHLEVAFAEGDFASALEFHDNRYAWIGEDLQHTVVRFGWDAVAIAEIRDLNRHRTGTKSCPLVPVGFYSASDQWPATAPKSDVLEELKAFGENATQDSRAQLAGGEATGVYHALLGTQYRFTHVTTADKFLYEAELRTGTGAHYRYARHLHDALELWYQKFSATRGLVLEGSAEPE from the coding sequence ATGAAAATTACGCACGCCGCGATTTGCCCCACCGATGCTGCCCGCGAAGCTGGCAGGCCCGCTTTAACTCCCGAACTTCTGGCCGCTTCCGGCGCTCGCTATTCGCGCAACAACGAAGGCCTCGATTCGATTCTTTCCAAAATCGACCCGAATAATCTCGATAAATCGGTCGATGGCATTTTTAAAATGATCGACTACGGGCACCAGTCCATCGCGGATATGGCCCCCGTCGCGATGTTTATTGATGGTGTTTCTCTTGCGCTTGCTTATATTGTGTGGAGCCTCGCGCCGACAGCGGGCGGGCAGGAATCGAGCACGCGCTACATCAACTACGCGGGCGGCGTGGTGGATGCGGATGTTTTGGGGATTCCAGCTATCGCGCGCGACGCATGGCAAAAAGGCACCACAAACGCTTTTGCCGCTTATGACCGCGCGCTGGAATTGTGGACAGAACTTGCACAACAACAGCCGGAACTGACGCGCATTCCGCGTTCCTTGCGCGAAGACACATCCGACCGCGCGCAAAAAACGGTCGCGCGCATGGAGCGCAACTACGCCTTCGACCGCGCGCGCGTTTTTCTTCCCGTCGCCGCGCCGACAAACCTCATGTTGGTAATGAGCGCTCGCGGTTGGGTGAATTTAGCACAACATCTTCTTTCTCATCCGCTTCCGGAAGCGCGTGCGTTGGGCGAAGGCATTCGGGAGGAGTTGCCTCTCGCCGCGCCGCGTCTCTTGCGTCACGCGACCGCCAAGCCGTCGATGGAAGCGGGACAAAAGCAGCAGTGGGAAAAATGGATGCAGAGCGCCCGTGATGAACTTGAAATCACCGAGGCACCACCGACCGCGCATCTTGAGGTGGCCTTTGCCGAAGGCGATTTTGCGAGCGCGTTGGAATTCCATGATAACCGCTATGCGTGGATTGGCGAAGATTTGCAACATACGGTGGTACGCTTCGGTTGGGATGCGGTCGCGATTGCCGAAATCCGCGACCTCAATCGACACCGCACCGGCACGAAAAGCTGCCCCCTCGTGCCCGTTGGCTTCTACAGCGCGTCCGACCAATGGCCCGCAACTGCGCCGAAATCGGACGTTCTCGAAGAACTCAAAGCTTTTGGAGAAAACGCTACGCAAGACTCGCGCGCGCAGCTAGCGGGAGGAGAAGCAACGGGTGTTTATCACGCGTTGCTGGGCACGCAGTATCGGTTTACGCACGTCACAACAGCCGATAAATTTCTCTACGAAGCCGAACTGCGTACTGGAACGGGCGCTCATTATCGCTACGCACGGCATCTCCATGACGCGCTCGAACTCTGGTATCAGAAGTTTTCGGCGACGCGCGGACTGGTGTTAGAAGGCAGCGCCGAGCCGGAATAA
- a CDS encoding AEC family transporter, protein MLFLSILWNVVAPIFLIMVLGFVVQRGVGFDIRSLTKLNFWVFVPAFLFVKFVKSDLSGEQMGAIVAHFCVFFPLLGILTWWISGLLKMRDRLRRAFTASVIFYNSGNYGVPVSKLAFGATGESVQAIVIVLQNLTNFSIGLGLHAGARDENQEAMSWREQITAIGKMPMIYTFVAALLFRLAQWPIPAPVDHALTFLADGLVPIALVTLGAQMATLKSYRFTGAMALTLFLRLAFAPLLGFAVVRLLRIEGEVGKLLILSTSFPTAVNAALLAIEYENEPDYASAVVFYSTIASAFSVSLVIFLLRIL, encoded by the coding sequence GTGCTTTTTCTTTCGATTCTGTGGAATGTCGTCGCGCCGATCTTTTTGATTATGGTGCTGGGCTTTGTTGTCCAGCGCGGCGTGGGCTTCGATATTCGCAGCCTGACAAAACTCAACTTCTGGGTTTTTGTCCCCGCGTTTCTGTTTGTGAAATTCGTAAAATCCGACCTTTCCGGCGAGCAAATGGGCGCCATCGTCGCGCACTTTTGCGTTTTCTTTCCACTTCTCGGGATTCTAACGTGGTGGATTTCCGGCCTTCTCAAAATGCGCGACCGGCTCCGGCGCGCGTTCACCGCGTCGGTCATTTTCTACAATTCGGGCAATTACGGCGTTCCTGTATCCAAATTGGCGTTTGGAGCAACTGGCGAAAGCGTTCAAGCGATTGTAATTGTGCTCCAAAACCTGACCAACTTTTCTATCGGCTTGGGCCTGCACGCTGGAGCGCGCGACGAAAATCAGGAAGCGATGTCGTGGCGCGAGCAAATTACCGCTATCGGCAAAATGCCGATGATTTACACCTTCGTCGCCGCACTGCTCTTTCGCCTGGCGCAGTGGCCGATTCCAGCGCCGGTAGATCATGCCCTCACGTTTCTAGCCGACGGGCTGGTGCCGATTGCACTTGTCACCCTGGGCGCGCAGATGGCCACTCTCAAAAGTTACCGTTTCACCGGTGCGATGGCGCTCACTTTGTTTCTGCGTCTCGCGTTCGCGCCGCTTCTCGGTTTTGCCGTGGTGCGTTTGCTTCGTATCGAAGGCGAAGTCGGAAAGCTGCTCATCCTTTCGACAAGTTTCCCAACCGCTGTCAATGCGGCCCTGCTTGCTATCGAATACGAGAATGAACCCGATTACGCTTCGGCGGTCGTTTTCTACAGCACGATTGCCTCGGCATTCTCCGTGTCGCTCGTCATTTTCCTTCTGCGCATTTTGTAA
- a CDS encoding TCR/Tet family MFS transporter, translated as MKRPAALSFIFVTLLIDILGIGLLIPILPQFIADLSGHDLSRASLDYGWLMSLYGAMQFLFSPLMGTLSDRVGRRPVLLLSMLFSGIDYIVMALSPSLIWLYIGRTISGITGASITTASAYIADVSPPEKRAQNFGLVGAAFGAGFIVGPAMGGLLAQWGTRAPFWAAAAMCFANLLYGYFILPESLAPENRRPFKWSEANPLGALKVLGKYPVVWGLTGSFIISNLAMQCIHSTWVLFIIERFGWDAKQSGLSLAAFGAVALVYQLGIARIVLPKWGERKTMLIGLAVAAIEFAAYGLATQGWMIYAIMLIGGVGLLGGQATQGLLSRQVGADEQGTLQGALTSLASLMGIFGPIIGTALFSYFTSRNAPAHIPGISFFLASALNGVALLVAFRVLTRMRRQTAS; from the coding sequence GTGAAACGCCCCGCGGCTCTCAGCTTTATTTTCGTTACTCTTCTCATCGACATTCTGGGAATCGGCTTGCTGATCCCCATTTTGCCGCAGTTCATCGCCGATTTGTCGGGTCACGATCTCAGCCGCGCTTCGCTTGATTACGGCTGGCTCATGTCGCTGTATGGCGCGATGCAATTCTTGTTTTCACCACTCATGGGCACGCTCAGCGACCGCGTCGGGCGGCGTCCGGTGCTGCTGCTTTCGATGCTTTTCAGCGGCATCGATTATATCGTGATGGCTCTTTCGCCAAGCCTCATCTGGCTTTACATTGGCCGCACCATTTCGGGAATCACCGGAGCGAGCATTACAACGGCCAGCGCCTACATCGCCGATGTCAGCCCGCCGGAAAAGCGCGCGCAAAACTTTGGGCTTGTCGGCGCAGCGTTTGGCGCAGGCTTTATTGTCGGCCCCGCGATGGGCGGATTGTTGGCGCAATGGGGGACGCGCGCGCCCTTCTGGGCCGCTGCCGCGATGTGTTTCGCCAACCTACTTTACGGTTATTTCATTTTGCCCGAATCGCTTGCGCCCGAAAACCGGCGGCCTTTCAAATGGAGCGAAGCGAATCCGCTGGGTGCGCTGAAGGTGCTGGGTAAATATCCCGTCGTGTGGGGCCTGACCGGTTCGTTCATCATCAGCAACCTCGCCATGCAGTGCATTCATTCGACGTGGGTTTTGTTCATCATCGAGCGCTTTGGCTGGGACGCCAAGCAAAGCGGCCTGTCGCTGGCAGCATTTGGCGCCGTGGCTCTGGTGTATCAACTGGGTATCGCGCGTATCGTTTTGCCGAAGTGGGGTGAACGAAAAACGATGCTTATCGGTCTTGCTGTCGCGGCAATCGAGTTCGCGGCTTACGGACTTGCGACACAGGGGTGGATGATTTACGCGATTATGCTCATCGGCGGCGTTGGCTTGCTGGGCGGTCAGGCGACGCAGGGCTTGCTGTCGCGTCAGGTCGGCGCCGACGAACAGGGAACCTTGCAAGGCGCGCTTACCAGCCTCGCCAGCCTGATGGGAATCTTCGGGCCGATTATCGGAACCGCGCTGTTTTCGTATTTCACCAGCCGCAATGCGCCCGCTCATATTCCGGGCATCTCATTCTTTCTTGCCTCGGCACTCAATGGCGTCGCGCTGCTCGTCGCCTTCCGCGTGCTCACCCGGATGCGCAGACAAACGGCGAGTTAA
- a CDS encoding tetratricopeptide repeat protein → MRLFRLSRPKRLLLARFALLVAFLFAHGFAALLPAVHAAPRNVPFAAVVSLGGRPLLQRSGAERLRPLAIRQSLVAGDIVQTGANSKVSILFRDGSQVRLGPRSSLQITEPVTLRGRTSFFRVIAGEVWARLRPGRGIQTQYSNLVVRGTEVHLAVAPDGTTTLTVLQGEVQFFNELGEVVVKESQSSIVRPGSAPTQPVTVANPGLIVEWTLDLNRAVLPREKRWNTTRASGELAQRELFARAGNSAADRRALGDAFFDARRFADALVQYRAAQTSEPNDAATALRIGYALLEQGALDEAEGVFASFTNLAATADTDMTPEGTKRQAEAHTGLAWVALERNNETVSETAARRAVAFDAQSAEARLVLALALMRQPNREDAARTELEAMLGAQPASMRPQARSWLALLALSQDDTAAATREAALAVKEAPASGLAHAAAASVAFYTGRTGEALKFAERAEQLDPNSVATLLALGQAQLAEGDVEGGARTAARATALDPDSAQAFYLLGVADAQRRDYRHAADALQTALRLQPDYLAAAGILARVYVRMNREGEAMTLLADLQKRHPQSDTILVALGETLYEQGKYKEALERYRNAVKVRSNSALAWNGLARLALDANQLNEAINAGLRATELAPQIGEFHATLGLAYSYSRLERQAEREYRTALALDPNNAIALVRLGLANREGDAIQTNRTLGLSFVQGFMLDPTVSRDLLRRGIDTEVEARPTSDGIGGSIVNRTAALDGNLHAFTNIQKRRADGPRRNDDESFLYAANDTTYSPRPGTTIYLHGQHRRDRNELPGTERDPAPDDRRSFRLNEGILGIKHRLDDRVTLWGGLFSTQQRTDIANPGGDFSFTFLTPGGFTVPVRTLQQQTYARTLSPEVRLDYRMGKSPLGASVLTLGAARPYNTLRRAQAGFVDGPPGLVFDSFYREEQSFPERIAYAQIAHQFGNRGSIVAQLRHTRFDARSVFNGAVIPFSFFSGAGQESRSFWLPSMVGNLRVNEKTQLRLLAGRRKTEFASSIFAPVSTLLTTEPQTLPNGFADPLRGDTHVYELDAEHSFGKGRLLKLFLFRSTGRNIVTGYSRYFNSSDFDFNLALESNSLLLDKVKRSGLGARYEHQLGRSLFGQAGAAFNRTRGTASFFDLFNQVPVTPLFNGKQAPYQPKFVANLGLNYVSNSGNKAGIFLNYAGAMFADTDDLTATTRPRFGAKTTLDFLIGREPSVKSEVLLRVNNVFNTRQIAYNGVRTGQRRVVLEVVRRF, encoded by the coding sequence ATGAGGTTGTTTCGTCTTTCCCGTCCAAAGCGTTTGCTGTTGGCTCGTTTCGCCCTGCTTGTTGCTTTTCTGTTTGCCCACGGCTTCGCGGCATTGCTTCCGGCAGTTCATGCCGCGCCGCGCAATGTTCCCTTTGCCGCAGTTGTCTCGCTGGGCGGAAGGCCTCTTCTCCAACGCTCCGGTGCTGAAAGACTGCGACCATTAGCAATTCGCCAATCGCTTGTTGCGGGCGACATTGTTCAAACCGGTGCGAATAGCAAAGTCTCTATTCTCTTTAGAGATGGCTCGCAGGTCCGATTGGGGCCACGCAGCAGTCTGCAAATCACCGAACCGGTGACACTTAGAGGGCGCACCAGTTTTTTTCGCGTCATCGCGGGCGAAGTGTGGGCGCGATTGCGGCCCGGTCGCGGCATTCAAACGCAATATTCCAACCTCGTGGTGCGCGGAACCGAAGTGCATCTGGCCGTCGCGCCCGACGGCACCACGACGCTCACCGTTCTGCAAGGCGAAGTTCAATTCTTCAATGAACTGGGCGAGGTTGTTGTCAAGGAATCGCAAAGCAGCATCGTGCGTCCGGGTTCAGCCCCGACACAGCCGGTGACAGTCGCCAATCCCGGCCTCATTGTCGAATGGACGCTCGACCTCAACCGCGCCGTTCTTCCCCGCGAAAAGCGCTGGAACACAACGCGTGCTTCGGGCGAGCTGGCGCAACGCGAGCTTTTCGCGCGCGCGGGCAACTCCGCCGCCGACCGCCGCGCTCTGGGCGATGCATTCTTTGATGCGCGTCGCTTCGCTGATGCTCTGGTTCAATACCGCGCGGCACAAACCTCAGAACCAAACGATGCCGCGACAGCTCTGCGCATTGGCTACGCGTTGCTTGAACAGGGCGCACTCGATGAAGCAGAAGGCGTATTTGCGTCCTTCACGAATCTGGCAGCGACTGCTGACACGGATATGACGCCGGAAGGTACAAAGCGTCAGGCGGAGGCTCACACGGGCCTCGCTTGGGTCGCGCTGGAACGCAACAACGAAACCGTCAGCGAAACTGCCGCGCGTCGCGCCGTTGCTTTTGATGCACAATCGGCAGAGGCACGCTTAGTTCTTGCGCTCGCTTTAATGCGCCAACCCAACCGCGAAGACGCCGCGCGCACCGAACTCGAAGCGATGCTCGGCGCGCAGCCTGCGTCGATGCGTCCGCAAGCGCGTTCGTGGCTGGCGCTTTTAGCGCTTTCGCAAGACGATACCGCAGCAGCAACACGCGAAGCTGCTCTTGCCGTGAAGGAAGCGCCTGCGTCAGGCCTGGCCCACGCAGCTGCAGCCAGCGTCGCATTTTACACCGGACGCACCGGCGAAGCGTTAAAGTTCGCAGAGCGCGCCGAGCAACTCGACCCAAATTCGGTAGCCACGCTGCTGGCGTTGGGACAAGCGCAACTGGCCGAAGGTGATGTCGAAGGCGGAGCGCGCACTGCCGCACGCGCAACGGCGCTCGATCCCGATTCGGCGCAGGCGTTTTATCTGCTCGGCGTTGCCGACGCGCAGCGGCGCGATTATCGTCATGCCGCCGATGCACTGCAAACTGCCTTGCGCCTCCAACCTGATTATCTAGCGGCGGCAGGTATTCTGGCCCGCGTTTATGTCCGCATGAACCGCGAAGGCGAAGCGATGACGTTGCTCGCCGATTTGCAAAAGCGCCATCCGCAAAGCGACACAATTCTCGTCGCATTGGGTGAAACGCTTTACGAACAAGGCAAATACAAGGAAGCGCTGGAGCGATATCGCAACGCCGTGAAAGTACGGTCGAATTCGGCTCTCGCGTGGAACGGGCTGGCGCGTTTGGCGCTCGATGCCAACCAACTGAACGAAGCGATTAACGCCGGTTTGCGCGCGACCGAACTCGCGCCGCAAATCGGCGAATTTCATGCGACGCTTGGCCTTGCTTATTCCTACAGTCGCCTCGAAAGACAAGCAGAGCGCGAATATCGCACCGCGCTTGCTCTCGACCCGAACAATGCCATTGCGTTGGTGCGGCTGGGCCTTGCCAACCGCGAAGGCGATGCGATTCAAACCAACCGCACGCTGGGCCTGAGCTTTGTGCAAGGCTTCATGCTCGACCCGACGGTTTCCCGCGACCTGTTGCGGCGCGGCATCGACACCGAAGTTGAAGCCCGCCCAACCAGCGACGGAATCGGCGGTTCTATCGTAAACAGAACGGCGGCTCTCGACGGAAACCTGCACGCCTTCACCAACATTCAAAAGCGCCGCGCCGATGGGCCCCGCCGCAACGACGACGAGAGCTTCCTTTACGCCGCCAACGACACGACCTACTCGCCGCGTCCTGGCACCACTATTTATCTGCATGGGCAGCATCGCCGCGACCGCAATGAACTTCCGGGCACCGAACGCGACCCGGCTCCCGATGACCGGCGCTCCTTCCGTCTCAACGAAGGCATTCTCGGGATAAAACATCGCCTGGACGACCGCGTGACACTGTGGGGCGGGCTTTTCAGCACGCAGCAACGTACCGACATCGCCAATCCAGGCGGAGACTTCTCGTTTACATTCCTGACTCCCGGCGGCTTCACCGTGCCAGTGCGTACCCTGCAGCAGCAAACGTATGCTCGCACCCTTTCGCCTGAAGTACGCCTCGACTACCGAATGGGCAAATCGCCGCTTGGTGCCAGCGTCCTCACGCTTGGTGCAGCGCGGCCTTACAACACTCTGCGACGCGCGCAAGCCGGATTCGTGGACGGGCCACCCGGGCTTGTATTCGACTCGTTCTATCGCGAGGAACAAAGCTTTCCAGAGCGTATCGCGTATGCTCAGATCGCGCATCAATTTGGCAATCGCGGCTCCATCGTCGCGCAACTGCGTCACACGCGTTTTGACGCACGCTCGGTTTTCAACGGCGCAGTAATTCCTTTTTCTTTCTTTAGCGGCGCGGGACAAGAGAGCCGTTCGTTCTGGCTGCCGAGCATGGTTGGCAATCTTCGAGTCAATGAAAAAACGCAATTGCGTTTGCTCGCCGGACGACGCAAGACCGAATTTGCATCCAGCATTTTTGCACCGGTTTCCACTCTGCTCACGACCGAACCGCAAACGCTACCCAATGGCTTTGCCGACCCGCTACGCGGCGACACCCACGTTTACGAACTCGACGCCGAACACAGCTTCGGCAAGGGCCGTTTGCTCAAGCTGTTTCTTTTCCGCAGCACAGGCCGCAATATTGTTACCGGCTATAGCCGTTATTTCAACTCCAGCGACTTCGATTTCAACCTTGCGCTTGAGAGCAATAGCCTGCTGCTGGATAAAGTGAAACGAAGTGGACTGGGCGCCCGCTACGAACATCAACTGGGCCGCAGCCTCTTCGGTCAGGCCGGAGCTGCATTTAATCGCACCAGGGGCACAGCAAGCTTTTTCGACCTTTTTAATCAAGTGCCGGTCACGCCCTTGTTTAATGGCAAGCAGGCTCCGTACCAGCCAAAGTTTGTCGCGAACCTCGGCTTAAACTACGTTTCCAATTCGGGCAACAAGGCCGGCATATTTCTCAATTATGCCGGAGCAATGTTCGCAGACACCGACGACCTGACGGCTACCACGCGCCCGCGCTTTGGTGCCAAAACCACACTGGATTTTCTCATCGGGCGAGAACCATCTGTTAAGAGTGAAGTTTTACTGCGCGTGAACAACGTGTTTAACACGCGGCAAATCGCCTACAACGGTGTGCGCACCGGCCAGCGGCGTGTTGTTCTCGAAGTGGTCCGGCGCTTCTGA